A DNA window from Mycolicibacter hiberniae contains the following coding sequences:
- a CDS encoding N-acyl-D-amino-acid deacylase family protein: MSLDLVVRNGTIVDGLGGGPYVGDVAVRDGVITEIGTVSGDARRVIDATGLLLTPGFVDLHTHYDGQSIWSDRLNPSSAHGVTTAVMGNCGVGFAPCRSDDHDVLVDLMAGVEDIPGVVMTDGLPWTWETFPQFLDAVDQRPRDIDVAAFLPHSPLRVYVMGQRGVDRESATAEDLAKMRRLAKEAAEAGALGFSSSRLNTHRTGTGSQIPSFDAAYTELLAISRGLADGGGGLIQFVPDLPSGTYRPVLQQVFDAATDAGLPVTFSLLIGNYGPPLWHDAIAMVEQANAAGASITAQVFPRPIGLMVGLDLSMHPFMLYPAYQQIAGLPLEQRVAEMRKPEVRQRILADRPTITAANPIAYMTQSWDWMFPLGDDPDYEPDPSKSIAARAKARGVSPAEEAYDRLLDDGGQAILLDALANFENHSLDTVSTLMRRDDVVLGLGDGGAHYGMICDSSFPTYLLTHWARDRAAGRLSVEAAVCELTSTPAGVAGLDDRGRIAVGYKADLNVIDHRNLRLHKPVVTYDLPAGGRRLDQTADGYVATIVSGEIIAENGKPTAARPGKLVRGRQPAPA; encoded by the coding sequence ATGAGCCTCGACCTCGTGGTCCGCAACGGCACGATCGTCGATGGCCTGGGCGGCGGACCCTATGTCGGCGACGTCGCGGTCCGCGACGGCGTCATCACCGAGATCGGGACCGTCTCCGGCGACGCACGCCGGGTGATCGATGCCACCGGGCTGCTGCTCACTCCGGGGTTCGTCGACTTGCACACCCACTATGACGGGCAGTCCATCTGGTCGGATCGGCTCAATCCCTCTTCGGCGCACGGCGTGACGACGGCGGTGATGGGCAACTGCGGGGTGGGCTTCGCCCCGTGCCGGTCCGATGACCACGACGTGCTGGTGGATCTGATGGCCGGCGTGGAAGACATTCCCGGCGTTGTGATGACCGACGGCCTGCCGTGGACCTGGGAGACCTTCCCGCAGTTCCTGGACGCGGTCGACCAGCGTCCCCGCGACATCGACGTCGCGGCCTTCCTGCCGCATTCGCCGCTGCGCGTCTACGTGATGGGTCAACGCGGTGTGGACCGCGAATCCGCGACAGCCGAAGACCTGGCGAAGATGCGCCGGCTGGCCAAAGAGGCCGCCGAAGCCGGAGCACTGGGGTTCTCGTCGTCGCGGCTGAACACCCACCGCACCGGGACCGGCTCCCAGATCCCGAGCTTTGACGCCGCCTACACCGAACTGCTCGCAATCAGCCGCGGCCTGGCCGACGGCGGCGGCGGGTTGATCCAGTTTGTCCCCGATCTGCCCTCCGGCACGTACCGCCCCGTCCTGCAACAGGTTTTCGACGCCGCTACCGACGCCGGCCTGCCCGTCACGTTCAGCTTGCTGATCGGCAACTACGGCCCTCCGCTGTGGCACGACGCCATCGCCATGGTGGAGCAGGCCAATGCCGCCGGCGCCTCGATCACCGCGCAGGTCTTTCCGCGCCCGATCGGGCTGATGGTCGGCCTGGACCTGAGTATGCACCCGTTCATGCTGTACCCGGCTTACCAGCAGATCGCCGGCCTGCCCCTGGAGCAGCGCGTCGCCGAAATGCGCAAACCGGAGGTGCGGCAACGGATTCTCGCTGATCGCCCGACGATCACCGCCGCCAACCCGATCGCCTACATGACCCAGTCCTGGGACTGGATGTTCCCCCTCGGCGATGACCCCGACTACGAACCCGACCCGTCGAAAAGCATTGCGGCGCGCGCCAAAGCGCGAGGTGTCTCCCCCGCTGAGGAAGCGTATGACCGGCTGCTCGACGACGGCGGGCAGGCGATCCTGCTCGACGCCCTGGCCAATTTCGAAAACCACTCCTTGGACACCGTCAGCACTCTGATGCGGCGCGACGACGTGGTGCTGGGCCTGGGCGACGGTGGCGCGCACTACGGAATGATCTGCGACTCCAGCTTTCCCACCTATCTGCTGACACACTGGGCGCGTGACCGCGCGGCCGGCCGGCTCAGTGTCGAAGCGGCGGTGTGCGAATTGACGTCTACCCCTGCCGGCGTCGCCGGACTCGACGACCGCGGACGTATCGCGGTCGGTTACAAGGCAGATCTCAACGTGATCGACCACCGGAATCTGCGGTTGCACAAGCCGGTGGTCACCTACGACCTGCCCGCCGGCGGCCGCCGACTGGACCAGACCGCCGACGGCTACGTCGCGACGATCGTCTCCGGCGAGATCATCGCGGAGAACGGCAAACCCACCGCAGCCCGTCCGGGCAAGCTGGTACGCGGGCGCCAGCCGGCGCCGGCCTGA
- a CDS encoding VOC family protein, with translation MMDHVGINCADYAKSQKFYDAVLEVLGYSRQLDVGPALGYGRDGKPTFWIADATAGDATGPNREVHVAFSAVDREQVRAFYDTAVRLGAEVLHAPRLWPEYHPAYYGAFVRDPDGNNVEAVCHCPQG, from the coding sequence GTGATGGACCACGTGGGCATCAACTGCGCCGACTACGCCAAATCCCAGAAGTTCTACGACGCCGTGCTCGAGGTGCTGGGCTACTCGCGGCAACTGGACGTCGGCCCGGCCCTCGGCTACGGCCGGGACGGCAAGCCGACGTTCTGGATCGCCGATGCGACCGCCGGCGACGCCACGGGGCCCAACCGCGAGGTCCACGTCGCGTTCAGCGCCGTCGATCGCGAGCAGGTGCGGGCGTTCTACGACACCGCCGTGCGTCTGGGGGCCGAGGTTTTGCACGCCCCGCGGTTGTGGCCGGAGTATCACCCCGCCTACTACGGTGCCTTCGTTCGCGACCCGGACGGCAACAACGTAGAGGCGGTCTGCCACTGCCCCCAGGGGTAG
- a CDS encoding mycothiol transferase produces MTDTATTALQRLLADAFTRLIEHADELTDGLTDEVADYRPTEQANSIAWLLWHSARVQDIQIAQIAGVEQAWTRDGWVDRFGLDLPRGDSGYGHGPAEVAKVRAPAQLLAGYYHGVHQLTLGYLDTITVEELDRVVDEHWDPPVTAAVRLVSIIDDCAQHLGQAAYLRGLQGQAP; encoded by the coding sequence ATGACCGACACCGCGACCACCGCACTGCAGCGCCTGCTGGCAGACGCGTTCACGCGGCTGATCGAACACGCCGACGAACTCACCGACGGGCTGACCGACGAGGTGGCCGACTACCGGCCGACCGAGCAGGCCAACAGCATCGCCTGGCTGCTCTGGCACAGCGCGCGGGTGCAAGACATCCAGATCGCCCAGATCGCGGGCGTCGAGCAGGCATGGACCCGCGACGGCTGGGTGGACCGGTTCGGCCTGGACCTGCCGCGCGGTGACAGTGGTTACGGCCATGGTCCTGCCGAGGTCGCCAAGGTGCGGGCGCCGGCGCAACTGCTGGCGGGCTATTACCACGGCGTACACCAGTTGACGCTGGGCTACCTCGACACCATCACCGTCGAGGAGCTGGACCGGGTGGTCGACGAGCACTGGGATCCGCCGGTGACGGCGGCGGTACGGCTGGTCAGCATCATCGATGACTGCGCGCAGCACCTGGGCCAGGCTGCTTACCTGCGGGGCTTACAAGGCCAAGCGCCCTAG
- a CDS encoding aldehyde dehydrogenase family protein produces the protein MTAITPASAPLSGTDTVSNPATGESAGQVRWTEPAEVDKIAAGLRTAQREWEHRGAKGRAKALARFALWLGDNRDEIERLLIAETGKSATDAAQEVPLLIMILSYVIKVMEKAVAPETRPASTPVLKVKKITIHYRPRPVVGVIAPWNYPVANAMMDAIGALAAGCAVLLKPSEQTPLTAELLRKGWLDSGAPDVFAVVQGAREVAEAVIDNSDYVQFTGSTATGRKVAERAAGRLVPVSLELGGKDPMIVCEDADIDLAAHAAVWGAMFNAGQTCVSVERVYVLEPVYDKFVAAVVRDVEALQVGTGEGKHFGALISEQQLAITERHVKEALAAGARALTGGERSPGPGSFYPPTVLVDVDHSMACMTEETFGPTLPIMKVSSVQEAIRLANDSPYGLSASVFSKDVARAKDIALQLDCGAVNVNDVISNLMCTTAPMGGWKTSGIGARFGGEDGIRKFCRQETVVVPRTNVGAGGNYYHNSLATLARTNRLLTRIVLARPRRTAK, from the coding sequence ATGACCGCGATCACTCCCGCCAGCGCCCCGCTCTCCGGCACCGATACGGTGTCCAACCCCGCCACCGGGGAGTCGGCCGGCCAGGTGCGCTGGACCGAGCCCGCCGAGGTCGACAAGATCGCCGCCGGGCTGCGCACCGCGCAGCGCGAGTGGGAGCACCGCGGCGCCAAGGGCCGGGCCAAGGCGCTGGCCCGCTTCGCGCTGTGGCTCGGCGACAACCGGGACGAGATCGAGCGCCTGCTGATCGCCGAGACCGGCAAGTCCGCCACCGACGCCGCCCAAGAAGTCCCCCTGCTGATCATGATCCTGTCCTACGTGATCAAGGTGATGGAGAAGGCGGTGGCCCCGGAGACCCGGCCGGCGTCCACCCCGGTACTCAAGGTCAAGAAAATCACCATCCACTACCGGCCGCGGCCGGTCGTCGGCGTCATCGCGCCGTGGAACTACCCGGTGGCCAACGCGATGATGGACGCGATCGGCGCGCTGGCGGCCGGGTGCGCCGTGCTGCTCAAGCCTTCCGAGCAGACCCCGCTGACCGCCGAACTGCTACGCAAAGGCTGGCTGGACTCCGGGGCTCCGGACGTGTTCGCGGTGGTGCAGGGTGCCCGCGAAGTGGCCGAAGCGGTGATCGACAACTCCGACTACGTTCAGTTCACCGGCTCCACCGCCACCGGGCGCAAGGTCGCCGAACGGGCCGCCGGCCGGCTGGTGCCGGTCAGCCTCGAACTGGGCGGAAAAGACCCGATGATCGTGTGCGAGGACGCCGACATCGACCTGGCTGCGCACGCGGCGGTCTGGGGCGCGATGTTCAACGCCGGCCAGACCTGCGTGTCTGTCGAGCGGGTGTACGTGCTCGAACCGGTCTATGACAAGTTCGTCGCCGCGGTGGTCCGCGACGTCGAGGCGCTGCAGGTGGGCACCGGCGAGGGCAAGCACTTCGGGGCGCTGATCAGCGAACAGCAACTCGCCATCACCGAGCGGCATGTGAAGGAGGCATTGGCCGCCGGCGCCCGCGCGCTGACCGGCGGTGAGCGCTCTCCCGGACCCGGCAGCTTCTACCCGCCCACCGTGCTGGTCGACGTCGACCATTCGATGGCTTGCATGACCGAGGAGACCTTCGGGCCGACCCTGCCGATCATGAAGGTCAGCAGCGTGCAGGAGGCGATCCGGCTGGCCAACGACAGCCCCTACGGGCTGAGCGCCTCGGTGTTCTCCAAAGATGTCGCACGAGCGAAGGACATCGCGCTGCAGTTGGACTGCGGAGCGGTCAACGTCAACGACGTGATCTCCAACCTGATGTGCACGACAGCGCCGATGGGCGGCTGGAAGACCTCGGGTATCGGGGCGCGCTTCGGCGGCGAAGACGGCATCCGCAAGTTCTGCCGGCAGGAGACCGTCGTCGTGCCGCGCACCAACGTCGGCGCGGGTGGTAACTACTACCACAACTCGCTGGCCACGCTGGCTCGGACCAACCGGTTGCTCACCCGGATCGTGTTGGCCCGCCCGCGCCGTACCGCGAAATAG